In one Pseudomonas sp. MM211 genomic region, the following are encoded:
- a CDS encoding tetratricopeptide repeat protein — MSPRHILLLASFALLGACSSNAPSNASAPAGDDAYQRLMKLANDVEARGDRGTAATLYQRAAEQPGAGFEAWQRLGRARLDSGNTRGAEEAYQKAVALEPDNPLGLLGLGTAQLRLGYPERAQPLLASAAEQLPTDAQAFARLGAAEAQLGNIAAMQRAFATARKLAPGDLDARSNLALSYALNGDNANALREIDGIDRAPTAQLRHQRNALLIQVLAGKSGKPASVQLDDTSAAERQVLIAEARRIAAITDPAERARALGLSAGK, encoded by the coding sequence ATTTCCCCCCGCCACATCCTGCTGCTCGCCAGCTTCGCCCTGCTGGGCGCCTGCAGCAGCAACGCGCCCAGCAATGCGTCCGCGCCAGCGGGCGATGACGCCTACCAACGCCTGATGAAACTGGCCAACGATGTCGAGGCACGCGGTGACCGCGGTACCGCCGCGACTCTGTATCAGCGCGCCGCCGAACAGCCCGGCGCCGGTTTCGAGGCCTGGCAGCGACTGGGCCGCGCGCGGCTGGACAGCGGTAATACCCGCGGCGCGGAAGAGGCCTACCAGAAAGCCGTCGCGCTGGAGCCGGACAACCCTCTCGGCTTGCTCGGCCTGGGCACTGCACAGTTGCGCCTGGGTTACCCGGAACGCGCCCAGCCGCTGCTTGCCAGCGCTGCCGAACAGCTGCCCACCGACGCCCAGGCCTTCGCCCGCCTGGGCGCCGCCGAAGCGCAGCTGGGCAATATCGCCGCCATGCAACGTGCCTTCGCCACCGCGCGCAAGCTGGCTCCCGGCGATCTCGATGCGCGCAGCAACCTGGCGCTGTCCTATGCCCTCAATGGCGACAATGCCAATGCGCTGCGCGAGATCGACGGCATCGACCGCGCGCCCACCGCGCAACTGCGCCACCAGCGCAATGCACTGCTGATCCAGGTGCTGGCTGGCAAGAGCGGCAAACCGGCCAGCGTGCAACTCGACGACACCAGCGCGGCTGAGCGCCAGGTGCTGATCGCCGAAGCCCGGCGCATCGCCGCCATCACCGACCCTGCCGAACGGGCGCGTGCCCTGGGCCTGAGCGCCGGCAAATAG
- a CDS encoding GNAT family N-acetyltransferase, with protein MNELHIRAACAADADAISEVIVQALRQSNALDYPPSVIERVACNFTPAAIVQLLAIRLVLVAEIENAIVGTASLDGEVVRTVFVAPAVQGRGIGRALMCAIEQAALQAGVRRLSVPSSLTAQAFYVAQGYTLVREVVDNDERTLVMARDL; from the coding sequence ATGAATGAACTGCATATACGGGCAGCCTGCGCTGCGGATGCCGACGCGATCAGTGAGGTTATCGTCCAGGCTTTGCGGCAAAGCAATGCGCTGGACTATCCACCATCGGTGATCGAGCGCGTAGCGTGCAATTTTACGCCAGCTGCGATTGTGCAGCTGCTTGCGATCCGTTTAGTGCTGGTAGCTGAGATCGAGAACGCTATCGTCGGCACCGCCAGTCTGGATGGTGAGGTGGTAAGAACGGTTTTCGTAGCGCCTGCTGTGCAAGGGCGCGGTATTGGCCGGGCGTTGATGTGTGCGATCGAGCAGGCTGCGCTGCAGGCAGGCGTGCGACGGTTATCTGTTCCCTCCTCGCTGACGGCCCAGGCGTTTTATGTTGCGCAAGGCTATACCCTGGTTCGCGAGGTTGTGGACAATGATGAGCGCACGCTGGTGATGGCGCGTGACCTTTGA
- a CDS encoding type III secretion protein: MFHRPACADSGFVRRGLALSLLLLAGSAGLARAEATPQWYEQPYAYVVINQDLRSALEAFGRNLGLPMAISNRVKGRAQSNLRASSAGEFLDALCGNSGLTWFFDGNMLHVNSEEEIEIRQFEPSGFQLDELQASLDELGVAGKHLSLRSSFHGDGMLISGPPPYMALVQQRIDQLQSPVVAEPEVVRERGVRVFRGSAGIQVVKGADE, translated from the coding sequence TTGTTTCATCGCCCTGCCTGCGCCGATAGTGGTTTCGTCAGGCGTGGTCTGGCGCTGTCCCTGCTGTTGCTGGCGGGCAGTGCGGGGCTGGCACGCGCCGAGGCGACGCCGCAGTGGTACGAACAGCCCTATGCCTACGTGGTGATCAATCAGGATCTGCGCAGTGCGCTGGAAGCCTTCGGGCGCAACCTCGGTCTGCCTATGGCGATTTCCAACCGGGTCAAGGGGCGGGCGCAGAGCAATCTGCGGGCTTCCAGCGCAGGCGAGTTTCTCGACGCGCTGTGTGGCAACAGCGGCCTGACCTGGTTTTTCGACGGCAACATGCTGCACGTGAACAGTGAGGAAGAGATCGAGATTCGCCAGTTCGAACCCAGCGGTTTCCAACTCGACGAGCTGCAGGCCTCCCTGGACGAGCTGGGAGTAGCAGGCAAGCACCTGTCCCTGCGCAGCAGTTTTCACGGCGACGGCATGCTGATTTCCGGGCCGCCGCCCTACATGGCGCTGGTTCAGCAACGTATCGATCAACTGCAGAGCCCGGTGGTGGCAGAGCCCGAAGTGGTTCGCGAGCGGGGTGTGCGGGTGTTTCGCGGTAGTGCCGGCATCCAGGTGGTCAAGGGTGCGGACGAATAG
- the ypfJ gene encoding KPN_02809 family neutral zinc metallopeptidase, translating into MRWKRARRSDNVVDARGGGGSRFGGGRGLGLGGIAIVVVVGLLMGQDPLQILGQLAGQSGGYSSSQTDNPAANDEQSEFVRAVLGDTEDTWREIFLSANRQYQDPTLVLFDGGVNSACGFASSAVGPFYCPGDKQVYLDLSFFRDLEQRYGAAGDFAQAYVIAHEVGHHVQTLLGVSAKVNAARQRGESLEGANGLLVRQELQADCLAGIWAHHAQRRLDWLEPGDLEEALNAANAIGDDRLQQKSRGQVVPDSFTHGTSAQRVRWFTTGFEGGQVSACDTFSSTQL; encoded by the coding sequence ATGCGCTGGAAACGAGCACGACGCAGTGACAACGTGGTGGATGCCCGCGGCGGCGGAGGGTCGCGCTTCGGTGGTGGCCGCGGCCTGGGCCTGGGCGGTATCGCCATTGTCGTGGTGGTCGGCCTACTGATGGGCCAGGATCCGCTGCAGATATTGGGTCAATTGGCGGGCCAATCGGGAGGTTACTCCAGCAGTCAGACGGATAATCCCGCCGCCAATGACGAGCAGTCGGAGTTCGTGCGGGCAGTGCTCGGGGATACCGAAGATACCTGGCGCGAGATCTTCCTGTCCGCCAATCGCCAATACCAGGATCCTACCCTGGTGCTGTTCGATGGCGGCGTGAACTCGGCCTGCGGTTTCGCCAGTTCGGCAGTTGGCCCCTTCTATTGCCCAGGCGACAAGCAGGTCTATCTGGATCTGAGTTTCTTCCGCGATCTGGAGCAGCGCTACGGCGCAGCGGGCGACTTCGCACAGGCCTACGTGATCGCCCATGAGGTCGGCCATCACGTGCAGACCCTGCTGGGCGTCTCCGCCAAGGTCAATGCGGCGCGCCAGCGCGGTGAGAGCCTGGAGGGTGCCAACGGTCTGCTGGTTCGCCAGGAACTTCAGGCCGACTGCCTGGCCGGAATCTGGGCACACCACGCGCAGCGTCGACTGGACTGGCTTGAGCCCGGCGATCTGGAAGAGGCCCTGAACGCCGCCAACGCCATCGGCGACGACCGCCTGCAACAAAAAAGCCGCGGCCAGGTGGTACCGGACTCCTTCACCCACGGCACCTCGGCACAACGCGTGCGCTGGTTCACCACCGGTTTCGAAGGCGGCCAGGTCAGTGCCTGCGACACCTTTTCCAGCACGCAGCTGTGA
- a CDS encoding type III secretion protein: protein MMPRDDHDAAKLLQGLGDLYLRVGQGQRALVLLLLAVQLNPDDRVLLARLAAAFTAIGDGERALRTLDRLHALQGESAAWLLLRSRALWSTGQHAEARTCFARYRQLRQEREA, encoded by the coding sequence ATGATGCCGCGCGACGATCATGATGCCGCCAAGCTGTTGCAAGGCCTGGGCGATCTCTATCTGCGGGTTGGTCAGGGGCAGCGCGCGCTGGTGCTGTTGCTGCTGGCCGTGCAACTAAACCCGGACGACCGCGTGCTGCTGGCCCGCCTGGCCGCTGCCTTCACTGCCATCGGCGATGGCGAGCGGGCGTTGCGTACCCTGGATCGCCTGCATGCGCTGCAGGGCGAATCGGCCGCCTGGCTGCTGCTGCGCAGCCGTGCCCTGTGGAGCACCGGCCAGCACGCCGAGGCCCGCACCTGTTTCGCCCGCTACCGGCAACTGCGCCAGGAGCGTGAAGCATGA
- the sctV gene encoding type III secretion system export apparatus subunit SctV — translation MMARLSALASMAAQRTEVVVIAFMMMAIVMMIIPLPTYLVDTLIGISIALSILVLVVAFYIRKPLELSALPALILLSTLFRLALSISTTRLILLHADAGHIIEAFGKFVIAGEVVVGLVIFLIITVAQFVVITKGAERVAEVAARFSLDAMPGKQMSIDNDLRNGDIDANEARRRRSDLQRESQLFGAMDGSMKFVKGDAIAGLIILFVNLIGGLLIGMLSRGMSFADAGHTYSLLTVGDGLISQIPALLIAVAAGTVVTRVNNEAEQVDLGTEIIRQMGNSQRALTITALILLAVAFIPGFPAAVFLGLSAVLGLCAWMLRRRQNRELEADMTLPEVVEETSEVEPESEAQASSAAADSRVLVSLGPALAEAVPLQPFKQRLEVLCHDLHNELGIEFPMPSVLVDMAAPAGSYRVELEGVPVDQGELNPAQVLLRDDPVHLQLLDIQGEERASPLSSRPGLWIAGEHQADLSDAGIVYLRPDEILRDLMARTLRRYAGDFLGIQETRQLLAHLEESHGELVKEALRAVPLQRIADALRRLVAEGVSIRNRRALLEAMVEWGGREGDVGRFSDHLRSALARQISHQHADEKRVIAAFVLGSALEAQLLEAARQQDTGRGEIRAREATRGLLKALRQQCAQLPEQIKPTLVVHPELRRRILRLCIRDELEMAVLSFTELAPEYSLQAIKVIGTPATTRAERNEPAPAALAGAT, via the coding sequence ATGATGGCGCGCCTCAGTGCTCTGGCGAGCATGGCCGCGCAGCGCACCGAGGTGGTGGTCATCGCCTTTATGATGATGGCCATCGTGATGATGATCATCCCGCTGCCGACCTATCTGGTCGATACCCTGATCGGTATCAGCATCGCGTTGAGCATTCTGGTGCTGGTGGTGGCCTTCTACATCAGAAAACCATTGGAATTGTCGGCACTGCCGGCGCTGATTCTGCTCAGTACCCTGTTCCGTCTGGCCCTGTCGATCAGCACCACACGGCTGATTCTGTTGCACGCCGATGCCGGGCATATCATCGAAGCCTTCGGCAAGTTCGTGATTGCCGGCGAGGTGGTGGTGGGGCTGGTGATCTTCCTGATCATCACCGTGGCGCAGTTCGTGGTGATCACCAAGGGTGCCGAACGGGTTGCCGAGGTGGCCGCACGCTTCAGCCTGGATGCCATGCCCGGCAAGCAGATGAGCATCGACAACGACTTGCGTAACGGCGATATCGATGCCAACGAGGCCCGTCGTCGGCGCTCCGATCTGCAACGCGAGAGCCAGCTGTTCGGCGCCATGGACGGCTCGATGAAGTTCGTCAAAGGCGATGCCATTGCCGGCCTGATCATCCTTTTTGTCAACCTGATCGGCGGATTGCTGATTGGCATGCTGTCACGCGGTATGTCGTTCGCCGACGCGGGCCATACCTACTCGCTGCTCACTGTTGGTGATGGCCTGATCTCGCAAATTCCCGCGCTGTTGATCGCTGTCGCGGCCGGTACCGTGGTCACCCGGGTCAACAACGAGGCTGAGCAGGTCGACCTGGGTACCGAGATCATCCGCCAGATGGGCAATAGCCAGCGTGCGCTGACGATCACGGCATTGATTCTGCTCGCGGTAGCTTTTATTCCCGGTTTTCCAGCTGCGGTGTTTCTCGGTTTGTCAGCGGTGCTCGGCCTGTGCGCCTGGATGCTGCGGCGGCGTCAGAATCGTGAGCTGGAAGCCGACATGACGCTGCCCGAGGTGGTCGAGGAAACCAGCGAGGTCGAGCCCGAAAGCGAAGCGCAAGCGTCGTCCGCAGCGGCTGACTCACGTGTGCTCGTGTCCCTCGGCCCGGCGCTGGCCGAGGCTGTACCTCTGCAGCCCTTCAAGCAGCGCCTCGAGGTGCTCTGTCACGATTTACACAACGAGCTGGGCATCGAATTTCCGATGCCGTCGGTGCTGGTCGACATGGCCGCTCCGGCGGGCAGCTACCGTGTCGAACTGGAAGGCGTGCCGGTGGATCAGGGCGAATTGAACCCTGCCCAGGTACTGCTGCGCGACGACCCGGTGCACCTGCAACTGCTCGACATCCAGGGCGAGGAGCGCGCATCACCGCTGAGCAGCCGCCCAGGTCTGTGGATTGCCGGTGAACACCAGGCCGATCTGAGTGATGCCGGCATCGTCTATTTGCGGCCTGACGAAATTCTCCGTGACCTGATGGCGCGCACCCTGCGCCGTTACGCCGGGGACTTTCTTGGTATCCAGGAAACCCGCCAGTTGCTCGCCCATCTCGAGGAGAGCCACGGCGAGCTGGTCAAGGAAGCCCTGCGTGCCGTGCCCTTGCAGCGTATCGCCGATGCGCTGCGTCGGCTGGTCGCCGAAGGTGTATCGATCCGCAACCGCCGTGCGCTGCTCGAAGCGATGGTCGAGTGGGGTGGTCGCGAAGGTGACGTCGGGCGTTTCAGCGACCACCTGCGCAGCGCGCTGGCTCGTCAGATCAGCCATCAGCACGCCGATGAAAAACGGGTGATCGCCGCTTTTGTGCTGGGCTCGGCCCTTGAGGCTCAGCTGCTCGAGGCGGCGCGTCAGCAAGACACCGGCCGCGGTGAAATCCGCGCTCGGGAAGCTACCCGCGGCCTGCTCAAGGCGCTGCGTCAGCAGTGCGCGCAACTCCCCGAACAGATCAAACCGACCCTGGTGGTACACCCCGAGTTACGCCGTCGGATCTTGCGCCTGTGCATTCGTGACGAACTGGAGATGGCCGTGCTGTCCTTTACCGAACTGGCTCCGGAATACAGCCTGCAGGCGATCAAGGTGATCGGCACGCCGGCCACCACGCGGGCGGAAAGAAATGAACCCGCACCTGCTGCTCTGGCAGGTGCGACATGA
- a CDS encoding type II and III secretion system protein family protein has product MLCCMPLLAVAQAPLGGSIDLATGEGRIMRFAEPVDAVMVAEPGVADLQVVSPGVIYLFGKRAGHTTLVALGSDEREIASLQINVGSNGRPISSALRSSHPQSRTEVKGVGNRLAARGQVSSVGEALDLNAMLDPTGQEWQGAVNTATYPGSAQVNIRVRFAEVSREELLRYGVSWNALFNNGTFSFGLLTGGNLAAEAASGASNLISAGLDSGNFNIDTVLEALQSNGVLEILAEPNITAMTGETASFLAGGEVPVPVPVNSDLVGVEYKSYGVSLLFSPTLLPNNRIGLQVRPEVSSLMGGSTLEVSGFRVPSFRVRRADTRVEVGSGQTFAIAGLFQRENSQDLEKVPLLGDMPILGNLFRSKRFQQNETELVILITPYLVEPVQTQAMLTPLDRTVGARADAPARSSSFGFHVQ; this is encoded by the coding sequence ATGCTCTGCTGCATGCCGTTGCTGGCCGTGGCGCAGGCGCCGCTGGGCGGCAGCATCGATCTGGCGACGGGGGAGGGGCGCATCATGCGTTTCGCCGAGCCGGTGGACGCGGTGATGGTCGCCGAACCGGGCGTCGCCGACCTGCAGGTGGTGTCACCTGGCGTCATCTACCTGTTCGGCAAGCGTGCCGGGCACACCACGCTGGTAGCGCTGGGCAGCGACGAGCGGGAGATCGCCTCGCTGCAGATCAACGTCGGCAGTAATGGCCGGCCGATCAGCAGCGCGCTGCGCAGCAGCCATCCGCAGAGCCGCACCGAAGTGAAGGGCGTGGGCAACCGCCTGGCGGCCCGCGGCCAGGTCAGCAGCGTCGGCGAGGCGCTGGATCTCAATGCCATGCTCGACCCTACCGGGCAGGAGTGGCAGGGCGCGGTGAACACCGCGACCTATCCGGGATCGGCGCAGGTCAACATTCGCGTGCGCTTCGCCGAAGTGTCCCGCGAGGAACTGCTGCGCTACGGCGTGAGTTGGAATGCGTTATTCAACAACGGCACCTTTTCCTTCGGCCTGCTCACCGGCGGCAACCTGGCTGCGGAAGCGGCGAGCGGCGCTTCCAATTTGATCAGTGCCGGTCTGGACAGCGGCAACTTCAATATCGACACCGTGCTCGAGGCGCTGCAGAGCAATGGTGTGCTGGAGATTCTCGCCGAACCCAACATCACCGCCATGACCGGTGAAACGGCGAGCTTCCTGGCGGGCGGCGAAGTGCCGGTGCCGGTGCCGGTGAACAGCGATCTGGTTGGCGTCGAATACAAATCCTACGGCGTGTCGCTGCTGTTCAGCCCGACACTGCTGCCCAATAACCGCATCGGTTTGCAGGTGCGTCCGGAAGTCAGCAGCCTGATGGGCGGCAGCACCCTGGAGGTGTCCGGGTTCCGCGTGCCGTCGTTCCGCGTGCGCCGCGCTGATACCCGTGTCGAGGTGGGCAGCGGGCAGACCTTCGCCATCGCCGGCCTGTTCCAGCGAGAGAATTCCCAGGATCTGGAGAAAGTCCCACTGCTCGGTGACATGCCGATCCTCGGCAACCTGTTCCGCTCCAAGCGTTTCCAGCAGAACGAAACCGAGCTGGTGATCCTGATCACGCCCTATCTGGTCGAACCGGTGCAGACCCAGGCCATGCTCACGCCACTCGACCGCACCGTCGGTGCGCGTGCCGATGCACCGGCGCGCAGCAGTTCTTTCGGGTTCCACGTGCAATGA
- the sctL gene encoding type III secretion system stator protein SctL yields the protein MSTLPGKPGQRILRGEQAAQWIDGYAFLQAAREEAERTYDDLQRLRDQARDEGLADGRAEGQREAAELLARTALQVDDYLAGLEAQMTDLALGIARQVIGELDDGTRLALCTRRALSAFREGQRLRLQVRPDQLDAVRGQLADLGERLQVEADDGLSTGHARLSSPQASVELDLHTQLQGLRQALLPGVLEGGA from the coding sequence ATGAGTACCCTGCCAGGCAAACCGGGCCAGCGCATCCTGCGTGGCGAGCAGGCCGCGCAATGGATCGACGGCTACGCCTTTCTGCAGGCCGCTCGCGAAGAAGCCGAAAGAACCTACGACGACTTGCAGCGCCTGCGTGATCAGGCACGAGACGAGGGCCTGGCGGACGGGCGTGCCGAAGGGCAACGCGAGGCCGCGGAGCTGCTGGCACGCACGGCGCTGCAGGTGGATGACTACCTGGCCGGCCTGGAAGCGCAGATGACCGATCTGGCCCTGGGCATCGCCCGCCAGGTGATCGGTGAGCTGGATGACGGCACGCGCCTGGCACTGTGCACGCGCCGGGCATTGTCGGCGTTCCGCGAGGGGCAGCGGCTGCGCCTGCAGGTTCGTCCCGATCAGCTCGACGCGGTACGTGGACAGTTGGCCGATCTCGGCGAACGCCTGCAGGTGGAAGCGGATGATGGTCTCTCCACCGGCCATGCCCGTCTGAGCAGCCCCCAGGCCAGCGTCGAGCTGGATCTGCATACCCAACTGCAGGGTTTGCGCCAGGCGCTGTTGCCCGGCGTGCTGGAGGGCGGCGCATGA
- a CDS encoding DUF411 domain-containing protein, protein MRPLLLLAGLFASIVQAAEPPTIDVHRDANCGCCKGWISHLQANGFQVNDHVETDMHAVKQRLGVPEHLGSCHTGVIDGKFVEGHVPAADILKLRERPDLLGIAAPGMPTGSPGMERGNIRDAYQVIGLDAQGDESVVSSYPGN, encoded by the coding sequence ATGCGCCCATTGCTTCTGCTCGCCGGCTTGTTCGCCAGCATCGTTCAGGCCGCCGAGCCGCCCACCATCGACGTGCACCGCGATGCCAACTGCGGCTGCTGCAAAGGCTGGATCAGCCACCTGCAGGCCAACGGTTTCCAAGTCAACGATCATGTCGAAACCGATATGCACGCGGTCAAGCAGCGCTTGGGCGTGCCCGAGCACCTGGGCTCATGCCACACCGGCGTGATCGACGGCAAATTCGTCGAGGGCCATGTCCCGGCGGCCGACATCCTCAAACTGCGTGAGCGCCCTGATCTGCTCGGCATCGCCGCCCCTGGAATGCCCACCGGCTCGCCGGGCATGGAACGCGGCAATATTCGCGATGCCTATCAGGTCATCGGCCTGGACGCACAAGGCGACGAAAGCGTGGTCAGTAGCTATCCGGGCAACTGA
- the sctJ gene encoding type III secretion system inner membrane ring lipoprotein SctJ, whose product MRGHPFRLVALLMLTLLLQACDGMVLYSNLGEREANSMVAALLREGIAAQRQVQEDGRITVSVPQERLSDAVALLDEAGLPQQQFSNMGEVFKNNGLVSSPVQERAQMVYALSEELSHTVSQIDGVLSARVHVVLPDNDLLKRVISPSSASVLIRYEPDTDVDQLIPQIKTLVANSISGLNYDGVSVTAIKAAMRNLRDDARPPLSSFLGIWMLDESVSRARTLFFTGLLLLLGMAGAFAWYLWRERQGQGTYVLRESE is encoded by the coding sequence ATGCGCGGGCATCCTTTTCGGCTGGTCGCGCTGTTGATGCTGACGCTGCTGCTGCAGGCCTGTGACGGCATGGTGCTGTACAGCAACCTGGGCGAGCGTGAAGCCAACAGCATGGTCGCTGCATTGCTGCGTGAGGGCATCGCCGCCCAGCGCCAGGTGCAGGAGGATGGCCGCATCACCGTCAGCGTGCCCCAGGAGCGGCTTTCCGACGCCGTGGCGCTGCTCGACGAAGCCGGCCTGCCGCAACAGCAGTTTTCCAACATGGGCGAGGTGTTCAAGAACAACGGGCTGGTGTCCTCGCCGGTGCAGGAGCGGGCGCAGATGGTTTATGCCCTCAGCGAGGAGTTGTCGCACACCGTGTCGCAGATCGATGGCGTGCTGTCGGCACGGGTGCACGTGGTATTGCCGGACAACGACCTGCTCAAACGGGTGATTTCGCCTTCGTCGGCATCGGTGCTGATCCGCTATGAGCCGGATACCGATGTCGACCAGTTGATTCCGCAGATCAAGACCCTGGTCGCCAACAGCATTTCCGGGCTGAACTACGACGGCGTCTCGGTCACCGCGATCAAGGCGGCGATGCGCAATCTGCGTGACGATGCCCGGCCGCCGCTGAGCTCCTTCCTGGGTATCTGGATGCTCGATGAAAGCGTGTCGCGGGCACGCACCCTGTTCTTTACAGGGCTGCTCCTGTTGCTCGGCATGGCCGGGGCATTCGCCTGGTACCTGTGGCGCGAACGCCAGGGGCAGGGCACCTACGTACTGAGGGAAAGCGAATGA
- a CDS encoding DUF4345 domain-containing protein has translation MLFARVFLAVQILVLAGFGVAYFLRPQEMGAISGMLLMEASAVTDVRAYYGALQVGVAVFLALGLWLRELTRPALTLLLVLYVSLALGRIVGMWLDGGAQQTFNLWATLFEVVSAGLAGWALQCLRERRQPQVRAADE, from the coding sequence ATGTTGTTTGCCCGTGTTTTTCTCGCTGTGCAGATCCTGGTGCTCGCCGGCTTTGGCGTGGCTTATTTCCTGCGCCCGCAAGAGATGGGCGCAATCAGCGGCATGTTGCTGATGGAGGCGTCGGCGGTGACAGATGTAAGGGCCTATTACGGCGCCTTGCAGGTCGGTGTGGCGGTCTTTCTTGCGCTGGGTTTGTGGCTGCGCGAGCTGACCCGCCCGGCGTTGACGCTGCTGCTGGTGCTTTACGTCAGCCTGGCACTGGGGCGCATTGTCGGTATGTGGCTTGATGGCGGCGCGCAGCAGACCTTCAACCTTTGGGCAACGTTGTTCGAAGTGGTATCCGCCGGTCTTGCCGGGTGGGCGTTGCAGTGCTTGCGTGAACGTCGCCAGCCACAGGTGCGAGCAGCTGATGAATGA
- a CDS encoding SctD/MshK family protein encodes MTAIASSSVLPNSGDLPRLDVTAGVHRGVSLPLDEAVYSIGSGAAANLMLRDAGVAERHLTLRFSARHVGVEATGGDVRVIRAGRETTIARGHGYRGRLPVDIRIGEATLRLAMPQRGGPAANPVWYGKAQWAIAALFMFICAGALAMLRDTPIYASEPESLQRLTIAEEQPAEAPKAASLQLARADLASQAKAAGLNNLKLDASAGQVRVSGTVEPGQKQDWLALQQYFDGRYGRQYVLRGDVSVRENAVRPRVNFQAVWFGDNPYVINASGARLYPGAPLEGGWKLERIEDGQVVLALGDERFALTLGPSPVPEG; translated from the coding sequence ATGACTGCGATAGCCTCTAGTTCCGTCCTGCCGAACAGCGGCGACCTGCCCCGTCTGGATGTGACCGCAGGCGTTCACCGTGGTGTTTCCCTGCCACTGGATGAAGCGGTGTACAGCATCGGCAGTGGCGCTGCGGCGAATCTGATGCTGCGTGACGCCGGGGTTGCGGAGCGTCACCTGACCCTGCGTTTCAGTGCCCGCCACGTCGGCGTCGAAGCCACTGGCGGCGACGTGCGGGTAATCCGCGCCGGTCGTGAAACCACAATCGCGCGCGGGCACGGCTACCGCGGCCGACTGCCAGTAGATATCCGCATCGGCGAAGCGACCCTGCGCCTCGCCATGCCCCAGCGCGGTGGCCCGGCTGCCAACCCCGTGTGGTACGGCAAGGCGCAATGGGCAATCGCCGCGCTGTTCATGTTCATTTGTGCGGGCGCGCTAGCGATGCTGCGCGACACCCCGATATACGCCTCTGAGCCCGAGTCGCTGCAGCGCCTGACTATTGCCGAGGAGCAGCCGGCAGAGGCGCCCAAGGCAGCGTCACTGCAACTGGCCCGCGCCGACCTGGCCAGCCAGGCCAAGGCCGCCGGGCTGAACAATCTCAAACTTGACGCCAGTGCCGGTCAGGTACGCGTCAGTGGCACTGTGGAGCCAGGACAGAAGCAGGACTGGCTGGCCCTGCAGCAGTACTTCGATGGCCGTTACGGGCGCCAGTACGTACTGCGCGGCGATGTCAGCGTGCGCGAAAACGCCGTCCGCCCACGGGTCAATTTCCAGGCCGTGTGGTTCGGCGACAACCCCTACGTGATCAATGCATCGGGTGCGCGCCTGTATCCCGGTGCACCGTTGGAAGGTGGCTGGAAGCTCGAACGTATCGAGGACGGTCAGGTGGTGCTGGCGCTTGGCGATGAGCGCTTCGCTCTCACACTCGGGCCTTCGCCAGTGCCTGAGGGCTAG
- a CDS encoding type III secretion protein: MSQALRDAWRALLAQPMQFVAEDCLEAALLGAVPRERVIDLARQPRFAGRIGGLLASYYGLEPLASVGQIADDDLPVVLLPQQHFARLAVTCGACQHAASLAREIRGPLVQRLRAQLGDEVYDLAVNWREPPVGKQAIIAGDALLAAIDQDGQRCVDAWLGAQPAPLQAWLRLRFDLAAPLSTGSADDIQRVRQVASALTAQEERGAV, encoded by the coding sequence ATGAGCCAGGCATTGCGCGACGCCTGGCGTGCGCTGCTGGCCCAACCGATGCAATTCGTCGCCGAAGACTGTCTGGAGGCCGCATTGCTCGGCGCGGTGCCCCGTGAACGAGTGATCGATCTGGCCAGGCAGCCGCGGTTCGCGGGGCGCATCGGCGGCTTGCTCGCTTCTTACTACGGGCTTGAACCGCTGGCGAGCGTCGGCCAGATCGCCGATGACGACCTGCCGGTGGTGCTTCTGCCCCAACAGCATTTCGCCCGTCTCGCTGTGACCTGCGGCGCCTGCCAGCACGCCGCCTCCCTGGCTCGGGAGATTCGCGGGCCGCTGGTGCAGAGGTTGCGCGCGCAGCTTGGTGACGAGGTCTACGATCTGGCCGTGAACTGGCGCGAGCCGCCAGTCGGCAAGCAGGCGATCATCGCGGGCGATGCGCTGCTCGCCGCCATCGACCAGGATGGACAGCGCTGCGTGGATGCCTGGCTGGGCGCACAGCCGGCCCCGTTGCAGGCCTGGCTGCGCCTGCGCTTCGATCTGGCTGCGCCGCTGTCGACAGGCAGCGCCGATGACATCCAACGGGTACGCCAGGTGGCCAGTGCCCTCACCGCTCAAGAAGAGCGGGGCGCGGTATGA